One Robbsia sp. KACC 23696 DNA segment encodes these proteins:
- a CDS encoding PepSY-associated TM helix domain-containing protein, with product MGVCGTFALARVGRTGHRHARGRLTSRGTDRMGRPLMKGSFRLSMQWLHTWAGVCAGWIIFLIFFNGTAAYFKQEISTWMKPEIAAAIDPVKSVDGAVAFLRTKAPDAGAWIIHVPNERNPVAEVSWRPRPKPGVAPVEEDDDDDDRIPPDRRASIDANGHPLAARDTEGGDYFFQFHFALHYLPVLGLILVVLASIALMVALTTGLITHRRIFAEFFTFRPRSGARSWRDAHTTFAVLVLPFHLMITYTGVGILVFFLMPWALFAHYPNPQGFYAELVSHPRAEAPSGHSAPLVPLTLVLRQAEMIWNGGHAETIRISNPGDDTATIQVDRQTHDLVPGAGNSLTFNAISGALVQTSPAPNAAATAATAVFGLHQARFARPELRWLLFLCGLAGTAMVATGLLLWTAKRKRNLLNPEYGSRGFKLVETLNVVVIAGYPASTAAYFWANRLLPLSIPSRANAEVLCAFACWGALLAWSVRRPKRRAWIEVLGATAFLFLALPFVNAETASRGTLANLLQGDVLYLAFDGVTLALGVFFAACALWLRFRRAENDLPPAWREQRDSIGLSVSRGSK from the coding sequence GTGGGCGTTTGCGGCACGTTCGCCCTCGCGCGCGTGGGTAGGACAGGGCATCGTCACGCTCGTGGCCGGCTTACTAGCCGCGGGACTGATCGCATGGGGAGGCCGCTGATGAAAGGAAGCTTCCGACTTTCGATGCAATGGCTGCACACATGGGCCGGCGTGTGTGCGGGCTGGATCATCTTCCTGATCTTCTTCAACGGCACCGCCGCCTACTTCAAGCAGGAAATCAGCACTTGGATGAAACCCGAGATCGCGGCCGCCATTGATCCGGTGAAATCGGTCGATGGCGCCGTGGCATTTCTGCGCACGAAGGCGCCAGACGCTGGCGCATGGATCATCCACGTGCCGAACGAACGCAATCCGGTTGCCGAAGTCAGTTGGCGGCCACGACCAAAGCCCGGAGTCGCACCTGTCGAAGAAGATGATGACGACGATGACCGGATACCGCCCGATCGCCGCGCATCCATCGACGCCAACGGCCATCCCTTGGCGGCACGGGACACCGAAGGCGGGGACTACTTTTTCCAGTTCCACTTCGCCCTGCATTACCTGCCGGTGCTCGGACTGATCCTGGTGGTGCTCGCCAGCATCGCCTTGATGGTCGCGTTGACCACCGGCCTCATCACACACCGCCGCATCTTCGCCGAGTTCTTCACTTTCCGGCCACGCAGCGGTGCGCGCTCGTGGCGCGACGCGCACACCACATTCGCCGTTCTCGTGCTGCCATTTCATTTGATGATTACTTATACCGGCGTCGGCATCCTGGTGTTCTTCCTGATGCCGTGGGCTCTGTTCGCGCACTACCCGAATCCGCAGGGCTTCTACGCGGAACTGGTATCGCACCCGCGCGCGGAGGCACCAAGCGGCCATTCGGCGCCGCTGGTTCCACTCACTTTGGTGCTGCGGCAAGCGGAAATGATCTGGAACGGCGGCCACGCTGAAACCATCCGCATCAGCAATCCGGGCGACGACACCGCGACCATCCAGGTGGATCGACAGACGCACGATCTGGTGCCGGGCGCCGGCAACAGCCTGACCTTCAATGCGATCAGTGGCGCGCTGGTGCAAACCTCGCCGGCACCGAACGCGGCGGCGACTGCCGCTACTGCAGTGTTCGGTCTGCATCAGGCGCGCTTCGCACGTCCGGAATTGCGCTGGCTGCTGTTCCTGTGCGGCCTGGCCGGCACTGCGATGGTGGCGACGGGCCTACTTCTGTGGACCGCCAAGCGAAAGCGCAATCTCCTGAACCCGGAATACGGCAGCCGTGGATTCAAGCTGGTTGAAACACTGAATGTCGTGGTGATCGCCGGTTATCCCGCATCGACGGCGGCGTATTTTTGGGCGAATCGCCTTTTACCTCTGTCGATCCCCTCGCGGGCGAATGCCGAAGTTCTCTGCGCCTTCGCCTGCTGGGGTGCGCTGCTGGCGTGGTCGGTGCGGCGGCCGAAACGCCGTGCCTGGATCGAGGTGTTGGGCGCCACGGCCTTTCTTTTTCTGGCGCTGCCCTTCGTCAACGCTGAGACCGCCTCGCGCGGAACCCTCGCCAACTTGTTGCAGGGCGACGTGCTGTACCTCGCGTTCGACGGGGTTACGTTGGCGCTGGGCGTATTCTTCGCCGCGTGCGCGCTCTGGCTTCGCTTTCGCCGCGCCGAGAACGACCTGCCGCCGGCTTGGAGAGAACAACGGGACAGTATCGGCCTGAGCGTGTCGAGAGGCTCCAAGTGA
- a CDS encoding DUF3649 domain-containing protein, producing MSLPRPSVQSPVRSKRDVVSRVCAAIFGGYVVATALSVLLARLLPLSKASAVTAAIMVTPVLYLAAMLWAFAARSPSRAWVGQGIVTLVAGLLAAGLIAWGGR from the coding sequence ATGTCGCTACCGAGGCCGTCCGTGCAATCGCCGGTGCGCAGCAAGCGCGACGTCGTCTCGCGGGTCTGTGCCGCGATCTTTGGTGGCTACGTGGTTGCAACTGCGCTCAGTGTACTGCTGGCGCGCCTGTTACCCCTGTCCAAGGCCAGCGCGGTGACGGCCGCGATCATGGTGACTCCGGTACTGTACCTGGCCGCGATGCTGTGGGCGTTTGCGGCACGTTCGCCCTCGCGCGCGTGGGTAGGACAGGGCATCGTCACGCTCGTGGCCGGCTTACTAGCCGCGGGACTGATCGCATGGGGAGGCCGCTGA
- a CDS encoding Fe2+-dependent dioxygenase: MLIEIPEVLTSGELAEVRGLIQAADLVDGRVTAGELAAQAKHNRQLPQDAPAARQAGEIILKALGRNALFNSAALPFRVLPPLFNRYDTGMRFDAHVDGAVRAVPGAGIRMRADVSSTLFLTDPQDYDGGELVIEHAYGTNAVKLAAGSMVVYPAGSLHRVNEVMRGSRWGAFFWTQSMIKDDGLRTLLYDLDMAIIEVRQQLGHDTRGTLALTSVYHNLLRRGAEL; this comes from the coding sequence ATGCTGATCGAGATTCCAGAAGTACTGACATCAGGTGAACTGGCCGAAGTCCGCGGCCTCATTCAGGCGGCGGACCTGGTCGACGGACGAGTGACAGCGGGTGAATTGGCGGCGCAGGCCAAGCACAACCGCCAGCTTCCACAAGACGCGCCGGCCGCGCGGCAGGCCGGCGAAATTATCCTCAAGGCGCTCGGCCGCAATGCATTGTTCAACAGCGCAGCGTTGCCGTTCCGTGTGCTACCGCCGCTGTTCAACCGCTATGACACGGGCATGAGATTCGATGCTCACGTCGATGGCGCCGTGCGTGCTGTGCCTGGCGCTGGCATCCGCATGCGCGCTGATGTGTCTTCGACGCTTTTCCTGACCGATCCGCAGGATTACGACGGCGGCGAGCTGGTCATCGAACATGCCTACGGCACCAATGCCGTCAAATTGGCGGCGGGTTCGATGGTCGTCTATCCAGCGGGCAGCTTGCACCGTGTTAATGAGGTCATGCGGGGCTCTCGCTGGGGCGCCTTCTTCTGGACACAGTCCATGATCAAGGACGATGGTCTGCGCACGCTGCTCTACGACCTTGACATGGCGATTATCGAGGTGCGCCAGCAACTCGGCCATGACACCCGCGGCACGCTCGCGCTGACCAGCGTCTATCACAACCTGCTCAGGCGTGGAGCGGAATTGTGA
- a CDS encoding TonB-dependent siderophore receptor, with product MRVETLRPVLSGVGAVASLASSAIFVAPDQARAQEAAPASKPDDATILLPAVKVEGTAVPSTNALDSSTGLGRLPDSLQSTPQTITVIPQVMIEQQHATTVDQVLKYVPGVTVSTGEGGGGINGDQFRIRGFDASGDIYVDGLRDFGSYVRDSFATENVMVLKGPSSTSFGNGTTGGAIELQSKKAHLGDANSLDVTAGQGPYERGVLDVNHQINGTTAVRAVVMGQRQDIVDRDHVYSNRVGFLGSIGFGLDTSQQLTLNYFHQTSNARPDFGVPMGSIGSSVGEPLTEYSVPRSTYYGRESDHDRMNADVISALYKGEFGDWLTLTNDTRVGYYTRDLKFTPAFCMDFPAYLAAGYGVAPSTCASDVAAGNFNTDYTRWPVGGDKLTSYGAENVTTAVMRFDTAGFRHELIAGVDVYYQHQKANFYLPTGSGATGTLLNPIYQNPPGFSLNLAANGITAHSWDVGPFVSDRVWLTPELSVLGGVRWDHYEVDGANAGAPIASTTNFASPKASVIWEPTSHQTYYISYARSFTPPGSNITTLGSSLSLAGGANLSSMKPETATTYEIGGKWSFLDDRLGATAALFRVNKGNTSYTDPTSGIQTMTDDKARVQGVELGLTGKITAHWDLQAAYSYQDSKVTYSAISAFNPLPAVGNWVPYVSRQNASLWTTYDVTRLLGLPGHFLIGGGINYRSAYYLNDAMTLRIPAAVTADAMLSYDVDRYHVALNVTNLTNKLAYSAAFANGYATPIAGRTISLTAGLMF from the coding sequence ATGAGAGTCGAAACCTTGCGGCCGGTATTGTCCGGTGTTGGCGCAGTGGCAAGCCTTGCCAGCAGCGCGATTTTTGTCGCGCCCGACCAGGCCCGTGCCCAAGAGGCAGCACCTGCGTCAAAGCCGGATGATGCGACGATCCTGCTTCCGGCCGTCAAGGTTGAAGGCACGGCAGTGCCATCGACCAACGCCTTGGATTCTAGCACTGGCCTTGGCCGTCTTCCCGACTCGCTACAGAGCACCCCGCAGACGATCACCGTCATCCCGCAGGTGATGATCGAACAGCAGCACGCGACGACGGTCGATCAGGTCCTCAAGTATGTGCCTGGCGTCACCGTTTCCACCGGCGAGGGGGGCGGCGGCATCAATGGTGACCAGTTCCGTATCCGCGGCTTCGATGCCTCGGGCGACATCTACGTCGATGGCTTGCGCGATTTCGGCTCCTATGTGCGCGACAGCTTCGCCACCGAGAATGTCATGGTGCTCAAGGGACCATCGTCAACGAGCTTCGGCAACGGCACCACGGGCGGTGCAATCGAACTGCAAAGCAAGAAAGCCCATCTTGGCGATGCCAATTCGCTGGATGTGACCGCAGGCCAAGGGCCTTATGAGCGAGGCGTACTCGACGTCAATCACCAGATCAACGGCACGACCGCGGTTCGAGCGGTAGTGATGGGGCAGAGGCAGGACATCGTTGACCGCGATCACGTTTACTCCAACCGGGTCGGATTTCTCGGATCGATTGGCTTCGGTCTTGACACCAGCCAGCAGCTCACTCTGAATTATTTCCACCAGACGAGCAACGCCCGCCCTGACTTTGGCGTACCAATGGGCAGCATCGGTTCGTCCGTTGGCGAGCCTCTCACCGAATATAGCGTGCCGCGCTCCACCTATTACGGCCGTGAAAGCGATCACGACAGGATGAACGCCGATGTTATTTCGGCCCTATACAAAGGCGAGTTCGGCGACTGGTTGACTCTCACCAACGATACGCGCGTTGGCTACTACACGCGCGATCTCAAGTTCACACCGGCCTTCTGCATGGATTTTCCTGCTTACCTGGCGGCTGGTTACGGCGTTGCCCCAAGTACCTGCGCCAGCGATGTGGCGGCGGGGAATTTCAACACCGACTACACCCGCTGGCCGGTTGGCGGCGACAAGCTGACCAGCTATGGCGCAGAGAATGTCACCACCGCCGTCATGCGCTTTGACACGGCAGGCTTCCGCCACGAATTGATCGCGGGCGTCGATGTGTATTACCAGCACCAGAAAGCGAACTTCTATTTGCCGACCGGATCGGGCGCCACCGGCACCTTGCTGAATCCGATCTACCAGAACCCGCCAGGCTTCTCCCTCAATTTGGCTGCCAACGGCATCACGGCGCATAGCTGGGATGTCGGACCCTTTGTCAGTGACCGCGTGTGGCTGACGCCGGAGCTGTCCGTTCTGGGCGGTGTGCGTTGGGATCATTACGAAGTTGATGGGGCCAACGCGGGTGCGCCGATCGCAAGCACCACGAACTTCGCCAGCCCCAAGGCTTCGGTGATCTGGGAGCCTACATCTCATCAAACTTATTACATCAGTTATGCGCGTTCATTTACGCCGCCAGGCTCCAACATCACAACCCTTGGTTCCTCTTTGTCGCTCGCGGGAGGTGCAAACCTGTCCAGCATGAAGCCCGAAACTGCCACGACCTACGAAATTGGCGGCAAGTGGAGCTTTCTGGATGATCGCCTTGGCGCAACCGCCGCGCTTTTCCGGGTCAACAAGGGCAATACGTCCTACACCGATCCGACTTCGGGCATCCAAACCATGACGGACGACAAGGCTCGGGTGCAGGGCGTCGAACTGGGTCTGACCGGGAAAATCACTGCGCACTGGGACCTGCAGGCTGCCTACTCCTACCAGGACAGCAAAGTCACTTACTCGGCAATTAGCGCTTTTAACCCTCTGCCTGCTGTTGGCAACTGGGTGCCGTATGTTTCCAGGCAGAATGCCTCGCTCTGGACGACCTATGACGTGACAAGGCTGTTAGGGCTGCCTGGCCATTTCTTGATCGGCGGCGGCATCAATTATCGATCCGCGTATTACCTCAACGATGCGATGACGTTGCGCATTCCAGCTGCTGTCACGGCCGACGCAATGCTGTCCTACGACGTTGACCGTTATCACGTCGCGCTCAACGTGACGAACCTGACCAACAAGCTGGCTTATAGCGCTGCGTTCGCCAATGGCTACGCGACCCCGATCGCGGGACGCACGATCTCGCTTACTGCTGGCTTGATGTTCTGA
- a CDS encoding tetratricopeptide repeat protein, whose product MIVQIRAQRVTEEQLRHLLVRNPGDAVRWISTAAKAGFPGAQVVWGQLLLDGRSVARDPSAAFGWFEKAAIAGDLEARNMVGRCYEQGWGVAQDWTRATENFEIAAQAGHIWGQVNLAQMLMRAGNPADRPRCFALFKAAAESGTTKPHLKAMNSLARFLEEGWAGTPNPASAASWYLKAANLGDHWAQYNLATILFRQGDHAAADQCLRSAVAASDNGFRRRIAPLLLARPELALRQRGLDALARCAEGKAPDDLYAYGLALDEGIAGTSDRGKAAALFKAAATQGHAQAAMRIRSKSRFDAIRRLAGQALTVVRRFSGFSGPAPLSTGKHR is encoded by the coding sequence ATGATCGTGCAGATCCGCGCTCAACGAGTTACGGAAGAACAACTTCGTCATCTGCTGGTACGCAATCCTGGCGATGCCGTCCGCTGGATTTCGACGGCGGCGAAAGCCGGGTTCCCAGGAGCACAAGTCGTTTGGGGGCAGCTACTCCTGGATGGCCGTAGCGTGGCCCGTGATCCTAGCGCTGCATTCGGCTGGTTCGAGAAAGCCGCCATCGCAGGCGACCTTGAAGCACGCAACATGGTCGGGCGCTGCTACGAGCAAGGTTGGGGCGTCGCGCAAGATTGGACGCGGGCGACCGAGAACTTCGAGATCGCCGCGCAGGCAGGCCATATATGGGGGCAGGTAAATCTCGCGCAGATGCTGATGCGTGCCGGCAATCCTGCGGACCGGCCACGCTGCTTCGCGCTGTTCAAGGCGGCTGCCGAAAGCGGTACGACCAAGCCGCACCTCAAGGCAATGAACTCGCTTGCCCGCTTTCTCGAGGAGGGCTGGGCAGGCACACCGAATCCGGCTAGCGCGGCCTCCTGGTACTTGAAGGCCGCGAACCTCGGCGATCACTGGGCGCAATACAACCTCGCCACGATCCTGTTTCGCCAAGGAGACCACGCAGCGGCCGACCAGTGCTTGCGCAGCGCCGTCGCCGCCAGTGACAACGGTTTTCGTCGCCGAATCGCGCCGCTGTTGCTGGCGCGACCGGAGCTGGCACTGCGACAGCGTGGCCTTGACGCCCTGGCGCGATGCGCGGAAGGCAAGGCCCCCGACGATCTCTACGCCTATGGTCTGGCCCTTGACGAAGGCATCGCCGGCACCTCCGACCGCGGCAAAGCCGCGGCGCTTTTCAAGGCAGCGGCAACCCAAGGGCATGCGCAGGCCGCCATGCGCATTCGGTCGAAAAGCAGGTTCGACGCAATACGCCGCCTTGCAGGCCAGGCACTCACGGTTGTGCGCCGCTTTTCCGGTTTCTCCGGGCCTGCCCCATTATCTACAGGAAAACACAGATGA
- a CDS encoding transcriptional repressor translates to MAPHDEPPRIIDLITSFGGKRNLLSKRVKRTAPNLASIDAKSSHERRLLACDLRPTLARTSVLEALEKAVPRCLDASQVYRILNSQFESLTSATVYRTLNDLWTAGLLIRTEGAHGRGFYAIKPDGQRAHYDTLRCHCGARLVFIEDQTLREDLRALAAKEDFDLGIEPAFTVTVMCADCRQLRRGGR, encoded by the coding sequence ATGGCCCCGCACGACGAACCCCCTCGGATCATTGACTTGATTACATCATTTGGCGGCAAGAGGAATCTGTTATCCAAACGCGTGAAACGCACCGCCCCCAATCTCGCATCCATCGACGCGAAGTCGTCTCATGAACGACGATTGCTGGCGTGCGACTTGCGCCCCACGCTTGCACGCACCAGTGTCTTGGAAGCTCTAGAGAAGGCGGTGCCTCGTTGTCTCGATGCGAGCCAGGTGTATCGTATTCTCAACTCGCAATTCGAGAGCCTTACATCGGCCACGGTCTACCGCACATTGAACGATTTGTGGACGGCGGGACTGCTGATTCGCACCGAAGGGGCACATGGCCGCGGGTTTTACGCCATCAAGCCTGATGGGCAACGTGCCCACTACGACACACTGCGCTGCCACTGTGGTGCCCGGCTGGTTTTTATCGAAGATCAGACATTGCGAGAAGACCTGCGGGCACTCGCCGCCAAGGAGGACTTCGATCTCGGCATCGAGCCGGCTTTTACTGTCACCGTGATGTGTGCGGACTGTCGGCAACTTCGCAGAGGCGGCCGATAG
- a CDS encoding efflux transporter outer membrane subunit: MAPLRPALRAWRTTFLAIAVAALVAGCASGPDYHTPALPENAAGPFVSQPTNTNTAATLPADWWKLYDDPALDNLVREALSANTNLRVALANLDRARAIYKEARGGLFPSTNISAGANYGRDQTTWTGAGQAPKTWSYTGGLDVSYEVDLFGRVRRDIEASRADTEAVAAAYDAAKVVVVAETTRAYVDACSYGESIDVANSSIELARRSMDIVSSEEHAGSASHLDVERAGVTLAQAQAALPPLQGQREAALFELAALMGRTPSQVPEPARACTKAPEIAGALPVGDGTALLRRRPDVRQAERQLAADTARIGVAVADLYPRVTLGTSGNYLRNDYLKGNRTLSFSFGPLISWTFPNMMVARSRIAQARAQSAASLASFDGAVLNALKESEQSLSAYDAAMQQRDALVEARDRAENAFRLADQRYRVGSISYLDVIVAQTSLIDAKSQVAAADQRVGSARISVFKALGGGWEQASTQ; encoded by the coding sequence ATTGCTCCGCTCCGGCCAGCGCTTCGCGCTTGGCGTACTACCTTCCTGGCGATTGCCGTCGCTGCTCTCGTCGCCGGTTGCGCGAGTGGCCCTGACTACCACACCCCAGCTTTGCCGGAAAACGCAGCTGGCCCCTTTGTCAGCCAACCAACCAATACGAACACTGCCGCAACATTGCCAGCCGATTGGTGGAAGCTGTACGACGATCCCGCACTCGACAACCTGGTGCGGGAGGCCTTGTCAGCCAATACCAACCTACGCGTGGCACTGGCTAATCTTGATCGCGCGCGGGCCATCTACAAGGAAGCGCGCGGCGGGCTTTTCCCGTCGACCAACATATCGGCGGGCGCGAACTACGGACGCGACCAGACCACATGGACGGGCGCCGGCCAAGCCCCCAAGACATGGAGCTACACAGGCGGGCTTGATGTTTCCTACGAGGTCGATCTGTTCGGCCGGGTAAGGCGTGACATTGAGGCCTCACGCGCCGACACCGAGGCAGTCGCCGCTGCCTACGATGCTGCCAAGGTGGTCGTTGTTGCGGAAACGACGCGAGCCTATGTGGACGCTTGTAGCTATGGCGAATCGATCGACGTCGCGAACTCGTCCATCGAGCTTGCCCGGCGCAGCATGGATATTGTCAGCAGCGAGGAGCACGCGGGCTCGGCGTCGCATCTGGATGTGGAACGGGCTGGCGTCACGCTGGCGCAGGCCCAAGCCGCCTTGCCGCCATTGCAAGGCCAGCGCGAAGCCGCACTCTTCGAGCTAGCCGCGTTGATGGGGCGCACGCCCTCGCAAGTGCCGGAGCCGGCGCGTGCCTGCACCAAGGCTCCCGAGATTGCCGGTGCGTTGCCGGTCGGCGATGGCACTGCGCTGCTGCGCCGTCGCCCTGACGTACGTCAGGCCGAACGCCAACTGGCGGCCGACACCGCCCGTATCGGCGTGGCCGTAGCTGACTTGTATCCGCGCGTTACGCTAGGCACCTCGGGCAACTACCTGCGCAATGACTATCTGAAAGGCAATCGCACCTTGTCCTTCTCTTTTGGGCCACTCATCTCCTGGACGTTCCCCAACATGATGGTCGCTCGCAGTCGCATTGCGCAGGCGAGGGCACAAAGCGCAGCATCGCTGGCCAGCTTCGACGGTGCCGTGCTGAACGCACTGAAAGAGTCGGAGCAATCGTTAAGCGCCTATGACGCGGCGATGCAGCAGCGCGATGCGCTGGTCGAGGCGCGCGACCGTGCAGAAAACGCCTTCCGGCTGGCTGACCAGCGTTACCGCGTCGGTTCCATTAGCTACCTCGATGTGATCGTGGCGCAGACCAGCTTGATCGATGCAAAGTCGCAGGTGGCTGCGGCTGACCAGCGAGTAGGTTCCGCACGGATCAGTGTGTTCAAGGCGCTGGGCGGCGGATGGGAACAGGCCAGTACGCAGTAA